One stretch of Prochlorococcus marinus XMU1402 DNA includes these proteins:
- the purC gene encoding phosphoribosylaminoimidazolesuccinocarboxamide synthase, producing the protein MNNKYELIYEGKAKKVFSHEDSDKVIIEFKDDATAFNALKKAKFEGKGKLNCLISARIFEILISNNIPTHFIELKNENIMIAKKIKVIPLEIVLRNTAYGSLCKQTTIKPGTILAKPLIDIYLKNDELNDPILTKERIELMNIISSKDLDLIIDLTLKINIILKSFFKNIQLQLVDFKLEFGYDFKNKILLGDEISPDNCRLWDLNQKNDTIVSLDKDRFRNDLGGLIEAYSEINRRINEFI; encoded by the coding sequence ATGAATAATAAATACGAGTTGATTTATGAAGGTAAAGCAAAAAAAGTTTTTTCTCATGAAGATTCAGATAAAGTCATAATTGAATTTAAAGACGATGCTACAGCTTTTAATGCATTGAAAAAAGCAAAGTTTGAAGGGAAGGGAAAACTTAATTGCTTAATAAGTGCAAGAATTTTTGAAATACTTATAAGTAATAATATCCCAACTCATTTCATTGAACTGAAAAATGAAAATATAATGATTGCGAAAAAAATAAAAGTAATTCCTTTAGAAATTGTTTTAAGAAATACAGCTTATGGTTCATTGTGTAAACAAACGACTATTAAACCTGGCACTATTTTGGCAAAACCATTAATTGATATCTATCTTAAGAATGATGAACTGAATGATCCTATTCTTACAAAAGAAAGAATTGAATTAATGAATATAATAAGTTCTAAAGATTTGGATTTAATAATTGATTTAACCCTAAAAATTAATATAATCCTAAAAAGTTTTTTTAAAAATATTCAGCTCCAACTTGTAGATTTCAAATTGGAGTTTGGCTATGATTTTAAAAATAAAATTCTTCTTGGGGACGAGATAAGTCCCGATAATTGCAGATTATGGGATCTTAATCAGAAAAATGATACAATAGTAAGTCTAGATAAAGACAGATTTAGGAATGATTTAGGTGGTTTAATTGAAGCTTATAGTGAAATTAACCGAAGAATAAATGAATTCATTTAA
- the lpxC gene encoding UDP-3-O-acyl-N-acetylglucosamine deacetylase — protein sequence MFSWPSSYDHCYTLAGVISREGIGLHSGETTRVTISSYEKEGYFISFRDKPNEIFKLTQDLIGSTMLCTAVKIGGRNLYTIEHLLSSMAGCGLSYIHIEVDGKEIPLLDGSAIQWVRDFEEVGIKKAPKPDNFFREINKSIILNKESSVIAAIPSQRLTIISTISFPYKAIGNQTFVIDLNPKSFVEMIAPARTFGFKDQFQELSELGLIKGGSLENALVCDGDGWVNPPLRFDNEPIRHKILDLIGDLALVGLPKAQILVYRGSHSLNALLASSLKN from the coding sequence GTGTTTTCTTGGCCTTCTAGTTATGATCATTGTTATACCTTAGCTGGTGTTATTTCCAGAGAAGGTATAGGTCTCCATAGTGGTGAAACAACAAGAGTAACGATTTCTTCTTATGAAAAAGAAGGATATTTTATTTCCTTTAGGGATAAACCCAACGAGATTTTTAAGCTTACTCAAGATTTAATAGGAAGTACGATGCTTTGTACGGCTGTTAAAATAGGGGGAAGAAATTTATATACTATTGAACATTTATTATCTTCAATGGCTGGGTGTGGGTTAAGTTATATACATATTGAGGTTGATGGGAAAGAGATCCCGCTTTTAGATGGATCGGCAATTCAGTGGGTTAGAGATTTTGAAGAAGTAGGGATAAAAAAGGCACCCAAGCCAGATAATTTTTTTCGAGAGATTAATAAATCAATAATTCTAAATAAAGAAAGTTCGGTTATAGCTGCAATTCCCTCCCAAAGACTTACGATTATATCAACTATAAGTTTTCCCTATAAAGCAATTGGAAATCAAACTTTTGTGATTGATTTAAATCCAAAAAGTTTTGTTGAAATGATTGCTCCAGCAAGAACATTTGGTTTTAAGGACCAATTTCAAGAGTTAAGTGAACTTGGATTAATTAAGGGAGGAAGTTTGGAAAATGCCCTTGTGTGTGACGGAGATGGATGGGTTAATCCACCATTAAGATTTGATAATGAACCAATAAGACATAAAATTTTGGACCTAATTGGGGACTTGGCTTTGGTAGGGTTACCTAAGGCTCAAATTTTAGTTTATAGAGGATCACATTCTTTAAATGCTTTATTGGCCTCATCGCTTAAAAATTAA
- the fabZ gene encoding 3-hydroxyacyl-ACP dehydratase FabZ, translating to MEKKLSIENNQLSSEKILGLLPHRYPFALVDKVIEHIPGERAVAVKNVTINEPQFQGHFPERPLMPGVLIVESMAQVGGIIVTQMPDLPKGLFVFAGINNVKFRKPVVPGDQLIISCELLSIKRQRFGKVKGEAHVDGKLVCAGELMFSLVD from the coding sequence TTGGAAAAGAAATTATCTATTGAAAATAATCAACTCTCCTCGGAGAAAATACTAGGTTTATTACCTCATAGATATCCTTTTGCTCTTGTGGATAAAGTCATAGAGCATATTCCCGGTGAGCGAGCTGTCGCTGTAAAAAATGTAACTATTAATGAGCCTCAATTTCAAGGACATTTTCCTGAAAGGCCCTTAATGCCTGGAGTTCTTATTGTTGAATCAATGGCTCAAGTTGGGGGAATAATAGTGACTCAAATGCCTGATCTTCCTAAAGGACTTTTCGTCTTCGCTGGAATCAATAACGTTAAATTTAGAAAACCTGTTGTACCTGGCGATCAATTGATAATTTCTTGTGAGTTATTAAGTATTAAAAGACAAAGATTTGGCAAGGTTAAAGGTGAGGCACACGTTGATGGGAAGTTAGTTTGTGCTGGAGAATTGATGTTCTCATTAGTTGATTAG
- a CDS encoding BamA/TamA family outer membrane protein, with translation MQKHFLKLSKVFSNITCYPLIFLSNNSELAAKYLPNDFEQGVKNLEINKNVLIQEFDMKRDTNFLIAENQNNINKESALISEIIIQGWENHPEGRKLELAAYDSMNIKPGSIVDNQILNRDLNAIYASGWFSGVKINSQDGPLGVRLIVNVVPNPILKKVELQPKNSLISNEYVDDIFKNFYGTTLNLNELQNKIEIIKKRYESQGYSLARIKGPDRISDDGIVTLNVSEGIISDVQFRFLGSDGESIIDGKPRKGKTKDWVIERELKTQPGTIFNRKILQADINRLYSTSLFDDVKVSLGPDSLNPDQVIIYLDLSEQRTGSLTGGLGYSNASGIFASIGLQETNTLGRAWSTKINLNFGEYSTTYNFSLFDPWIKGDKHKTSFRTNFFLSRDYPQEFKSENNGRIYAVDNTNTSTADSFSSIVLEKSGGGFSFSRPLNGGDPFKVAKWRVLTGMNFKKVKLIDGDGNKKPYGDVTPTTGNISDIICIGFTPNDGTCPNENILVSVIASTSRNNLNNSLNPTSGNKLTFGTEQFVSMGPKSPTFNRMKASYSYFIPTRFINLTKECKSSNASSEDCPQAIGFQLKAGTIIGELPPYEAFCMGGTSSVRGWGSCDLAVSKSFVEGTVEYRFPIWRMLTGALFADAGSDLGSQKDVPGKPGKLLQKSGTGYSFGGSIGVKTPIGPLRLDVASKDLSGDWRYTLGVGWKF, from the coding sequence ATGCAGAAACATTTTTTAAAATTAAGTAAGGTTTTTTCAAATATCACTTGTTACCCCTTGATTTTTCTATCAAACAATTCAGAATTAGCTGCTAAATATTTGCCAAATGACTTTGAGCAAGGAGTTAAAAATCTAGAAATTAATAAAAATGTTTTAATTCAAGAATTTGATATGAAACGAGATACAAATTTCTTAATAGCAGAAAATCAAAACAATATTAATAAAGAAAGTGCTCTTATTTCAGAAATAATTATTCAAGGTTGGGAAAATCATCCTGAGGGCAGAAAACTTGAACTAGCTGCATATGATTCTATGAATATAAAGCCTGGTAGTATTGTTGATAATCAAATTTTAAATCGAGACCTGAATGCAATTTATGCTAGTGGTTGGTTTTCAGGAGTGAAAATAAATTCACAAGATGGACCATTGGGGGTGAGGCTAATCGTAAATGTAGTACCTAATCCAATTTTGAAAAAAGTTGAACTTCAACCAAAAAACTCACTAATCTCTAATGAATATGTAGATGATATTTTTAAAAATTTTTATGGCACAACTCTTAACCTCAATGAATTACAAAATAAAATAGAAATTATAAAAAAGCGTTATGAAAGTCAAGGTTATTCTTTAGCTAGAATTAAAGGCCCAGATAGAATATCTGATGACGGAATAGTAACCTTAAATGTTTCTGAAGGAATCATATCTGATGTACAGTTTAGATTCTTGGGATCTGACGGTGAATCTATTATCGATGGAAAACCTAGAAAAGGAAAAACAAAAGACTGGGTAATAGAAAGAGAGTTGAAAACACAACCTGGCACTATATTTAATAGAAAAATTTTACAAGCAGATATCAATAGACTATATTCCACATCATTATTTGATGATGTAAAAGTATCTCTTGGTCCAGATAGCTTAAATCCTGACCAAGTCATAATTTATTTAGATTTGAGCGAGCAAAGAACAGGATCATTAACAGGTGGACTTGGGTATAGTAATGCTTCAGGTATTTTCGCTTCAATTGGTTTGCAGGAAACAAATACATTAGGAAGAGCTTGGTCTACAAAAATCAATCTAAATTTTGGGGAATATTCAACAACCTATAACTTTTCTTTATTTGATCCATGGATCAAAGGAGATAAACATAAAACTTCTTTCAGAACAAATTTCTTTCTAAGTAGAGATTATCCTCAAGAATTTAAAAGCGAAAATAATGGACGCATATATGCTGTAGATAATACAAATACCTCAACAGCTGATTCTTTTTCGTCAATAGTTCTAGAAAAATCCGGTGGTGGATTTTCCTTCTCAAGGCCTCTTAATGGTGGGGATCCATTTAAAGTTGCTAAATGGAGAGTTCTTACAGGGATGAATTTTAAGAAAGTAAAGTTGATTGATGGTGATGGGAACAAAAAACCATATGGTGATGTGACTCCAACTACAGGAAATATAAGTGATATCATCTGTATTGGTTTTACTCCAAATGATGGTACATGCCCTAATGAAAATATATTGGTAAGTGTTATTGCAAGTACATCTAGAAATAATTTGAATAATTCTTTGAACCCAACTTCAGGAAATAAATTAACCTTTGGAACTGAACAGTTTGTTTCAATGGGTCCCAAATCACCAACTTTTAATAGAATGAAAGCCTCATATTCATATTTTATACCAACAAGATTTATAAATTTAACCAAAGAATGTAAGTCTAGTAATGCAAGCAGTGAAGATTGTCCTCAAGCTATTGGTTTTCAACTTAAAGCTGGAACTATTATTGGGGAATTGCCTCCCTATGAAGCATTTTGTATGGGAGGGACATCTTCAGTGAGAGGTTGGGGATCTTGTGACTTGGCGGTAAGTAAAAGTTTTGTTGAGGGCACAGTAGAGTACAGATTCCCTATTTGGAGAATGCTAACTGGAGCTCTATTTGCAGATGCAGGAAGTGATTTAGGTTCACAAAAGGATGTTCCTGGAAAACCTGGTAAATTATTACAGAAATCTGGTACAGGTTATTCGTTTGGAGGTTCAATTGGAGTGAAAACGCCAATTGGCCCATTAAGATTAGATGTTGCTAGTAAGGATCTAAGTGGAGATTGGAGATATACACTTGGAGTTGGATGGAAGTTTTAA